The following are encoded in a window of Streptomyces sp. 11x1 genomic DNA:
- a CDS encoding ABC transporter ATP-binding protein, with protein sequence MIQAIGLTSNPRKELPPAIDDVSFEAHSGRVTALLGAPGAGKSTALRLMLELQQGRGIAYFRGRPLHRIAHPSREVGVLLGDVPGHPARTVRGYLRMLCAAAGLPTRRADEVLEVVGLVSLCEARLGTLSRGMDRRLGLACALLSDPHTLVLDEPADGLAVREGRWLHGIMRAHAEQGGTVLFSTGDPKEAARTADRVLTLEQGRLIADQEVADFSRTRLRPRVAVRTPYAARLEALLTKEARTARRSVEIVSEGGNRLSVYGSTCAEVGEAAFRHGILVHQLADEVGDMGPVPTMPPMAVEDDQEWADGADPEEVRWFEAHRTAAEVPRTSAFAAPTVTEPRAPAFVHGSAEGDAEPGAVRTTLATDADADPSDPAPLPSAPPSEAHSSEVDSAPLSPVHSSDADSAPSPPAHPSEVDADPASLSPDRASGTGPTSPPLPALPPPITVRSAPSPLRPLRYELRRAGGVGTTYVTAAAVLVTSALMAVILARIGHTPQPRLLAAWPRELPLPPAALGAGLLGAIAFGDEFRHPALAADRGTVPRRLGLLVAKLLVAAATALLLAVLAVGCDLEVLYLVYGPELISVPADWLPLGASWVGLVVGCAWAGVLAAGVFRSTSAGLAAVVAVPLLVVPLVQKVLEGSSVRSAIGFPMRLRELVMVQWPFGGERYLEAVARAVVQPVGGALLLSLTALLGAYVLTNLRARVRG encoded by the coding sequence GTGATCCAGGCCATCGGATTGACCAGCAATCCTCGCAAGGAGCTTCCGCCCGCCATCGACGATGTGTCCTTCGAGGCGCACTCCGGTCGCGTCACCGCACTCCTCGGGGCTCCCGGAGCGGGCAAGTCGACAGCGCTGAGACTCATGCTCGAACTCCAACAGGGTCGTGGCATCGCCTACTTCAGGGGGCGCCCCCTGCACCGCATCGCCCACCCCTCGCGTGAGGTGGGAGTGCTCCTCGGCGATGTACCGGGCCACCCGGCCCGCACGGTCCGAGGGTATCTGCGCATGCTGTGCGCGGCCGCGGGGCTGCCCACGCGGCGGGCCGACGAGGTCCTGGAGGTCGTGGGCCTGGTCAGTCTGTGCGAGGCGCGGCTCGGCACCCTCTCGCGGGGCATGGACCGCCGCCTCGGTCTGGCCTGCGCGTTGCTGTCCGACCCGCACACTCTCGTGCTGGACGAGCCGGCCGACGGGCTGGCCGTCCGTGAAGGCCGGTGGCTGCACGGGATCATGCGGGCGCACGCGGAGCAGGGCGGCACGGTCCTGTTCAGTACCGGCGACCCCAAGGAGGCCGCACGGACCGCCGACCGGGTCCTCACTCTCGAACAGGGGAGGCTCATCGCCGACCAGGAGGTCGCCGACTTCTCCCGGACCCGGCTGCGGCCCAGGGTCGCCGTCCGCACCCCGTACGCCGCCCGCCTCGAGGCTCTGCTCACCAAGGAGGCCCGCACCGCACGGCGTTCCGTGGAGATCGTGTCGGAGGGAGGCAACCGGCTGTCGGTGTACGGCAGTACGTGCGCGGAGGTCGGTGAGGCCGCGTTTCGGCACGGCATCCTCGTGCACCAACTCGCGGACGAGGTAGGGGACATGGGCCCTGTGCCGACGATGCCACCGATGGCGGTCGAGGACGATCAGGAGTGGGCCGACGGCGCTGACCCGGAGGAGGTCCGGTGGTTCGAGGCGCACCGGACGGCTGCCGAGGTGCCTCGAACGAGCGCGTTCGCGGCCCCGACCGTGACCGAGCCGCGAGCCCCGGCGTTCGTCCACGGCTCGGCGGAGGGTGACGCCGAGCCCGGAGCCGTCCGTACCACCCTCGCGACCGATGCCGATGCCGATCCCTCCGACCCCGCGCCACTGCCCTCGGCGCCGCCGTCCGAGGCCCACTCGTCCGAGGTCGACTCGGCGCCGCTCTCCCCGGTCCACTCGTCCGACGCCGACTCGGCGCCGTCCCCCCCTGCCCACCCGTCCGAGGTCGATGCCGACCCGGCGTCGCTCTCCCCCGACCGCGCGTCCGGGACGGGCCCGACGTCGCCGCCCCTGCCGGCGCTTCCGCCGCCCATCACCGTGCGGTCGGCGCCGAGCCCGCTGCGTCCGCTGCGGTACGAGCTGCGGCGGGCGGGCGGCGTCGGCACCACTTACGTCACCGCCGCGGCCGTGCTCGTCACCTCCGCCCTCATGGCGGTGATCCTCGCCAGGATCGGGCACACCCCGCAGCCACGACTGCTGGCCGCTTGGCCGCGGGAACTGCCGCTGCCGCCCGCCGCCCTCGGCGCGGGGCTGCTCGGGGCCATCGCCTTCGGTGACGAGTTCCGCCACCCCGCCCTGGCCGCGGACCGTGGCACCGTGCCCCGCCGCCTCGGACTGCTGGTCGCGAAACTCCTCGTGGCGGCGGCCACCGCACTGCTCCTGGCGGTCCTCGCCGTGGGCTGCGACCTCGAAGTGCTCTACCTCGTCTACGGGCCGGAGCTCATCTCCGTCCCCGCAGACTGGCTGCCGCTCGGCGCGAGTTGGGTCGGGCTCGTCGTGGGATGCGCCTGGGCGGGGGTGCTCGCGGCGGGGGTCTTCCGGTCCACGTCGGCGGGGCTCGCCGCCGTGGTCGCCGTGCCCCTCCTCGTCGTACCCCTGGTGCAGAAGGTGCTGGAGGGGTCGTCCGTGCGCAGTGCGATCGGGTTTCCGATGCGGCTGCGCGAGCTCGTGATGGTGCAGTGGCCGTTCGGGGGTGAGCGCTATCTGGAGGCGGTGGCGCGGGCCGTCGTCCAACCCGTGGGTGGGGCGCTGCTGTTGTCGCTGACCGCGTTGCTGGGTGCCTACGTCCTCACGAACCTGCGTGCGCGGGTGCGCGGATGA
- a CDS encoding NUDIX domain-containing protein, which produces MPYDPSDYPPFAVTVDLVVLTVRRHALCALTVRRGEQPFQGRWALPGGFVRPDEDLSQAAARELAEETGLTAHEPSEPAQDNGAHLEQLATYGDPKRDPRMRVVSVAHLALAPDLPAPRPGGDANSARWAPVEELLEQGGYGRDGEPVAPLAFDHAQILADGVERARSKIEYSSLATAFCPPEFTVGELRRVYEAVWGVALDPRNFHRKVTGTPGFLVPTGGTTTRQGGRPAQLFRAGGATLLNPPMLRPEV; this is translated from the coding sequence ATGCCCTACGACCCGTCGGACTACCCGCCCTTCGCCGTCACCGTGGACCTGGTCGTGCTGACCGTCCGTCGCCATGCGCTCTGCGCGCTGACGGTACGGCGGGGCGAACAGCCGTTCCAGGGGCGGTGGGCGTTGCCCGGTGGCTTCGTCCGGCCGGACGAGGATCTGTCACAGGCGGCGGCGAGGGAACTCGCGGAGGAGACCGGGCTGACCGCCCACGAACCGTCCGAGCCCGCGCAGGACAATGGCGCGCACCTGGAGCAGTTGGCGACCTACGGTGACCCGAAGCGCGACCCGAGGATGAGGGTCGTCAGCGTCGCCCATCTCGCCCTCGCCCCGGACCTGCCCGCCCCCCGGCCGGGTGGGGACGCCAACAGTGCGCGCTGGGCACCCGTGGAGGAGCTGTTGGAGCAGGGCGGTTACGGACGTGACGGCGAGCCGGTGGCGCCCTTGGCCTTCGATCACGCGCAGATCCTCGCGGACGGGGTGGAGCGCGCTCGCTCCAAGATCGAGTACTCCTCGCTGGCCACGGCCTTCTGCCCGCCGGAGTTCACGGTCGGTGAGCTGCGGCGTGTCTACGAGGCGGTGTGGGGAGTGGCCCTCGATCCGCGCAACTTCCATCGCAAGGTGACGGGTACGCCGGGGTTCCTCGTGCCCACCGGCGGTACCACCACGCGGCAGGGTGGCCGTCCCGCCCAGCTCTTCCGGGCCGGCGGTGCCACCCTCCTCAACCCGCCGATGCTGCGCCCCGAGGTCTGA
- a CDS encoding glycogen debranching N-terminal domain-containing protein, which yields MPHPATGSPSPPQTPHPGPRRPAELPPAHTTLICVALPGLAISSEQGQLNGRGLEGFFRAGRRMLSRCQVRVAGREPLAVQARMLSADRARFMATLRMSTEAGPDPDVMVERTRHADGTERITLHSTARRRLRLPVEVSLGTDLAELGAVASGRVGPELPASVYDSGLRWSSAHGHSTVTAHPPPADALASAGLLRWELELPPGGTRSVELRVRPDGAGPIRPVGRGATSPLSQAGAAGDDPTAQPLLHTCLEDLEALLLRDPKNPSDTHLAAGAPWRCGMAPADALVAARMTLPLGTRLAAGTLRTLARTQLVGREAQSGMIPGPRRDAGPHLPPGCTGTEATLLFPVLLAEARRWGLPEQETEELLPAAERCLRWLRGAVGSGVCLPDPRPGGPLRCETQAHAHRAALLGADLLDAYGRPGGTELRDWAADLRARFAADFWVEDRGGGRPAAARTPDGRVVPHLGAGAAHLLDTGLLGAGEQAPGLLDKVRTEQLARLLGGPAMDSGWGLRSLGAKEAGYNPFGHRSGAVRVQETAIAVAGLAAAGYEKEASALLRGVLAAAESFGRRLPEMYAGEQRTAGSAPLPHPAACRPAATAAAAGVLLLTTLVGIRPDAPAGTVTLRPVRSAPLGEICMTGLRVAGASFAVRVSRLGLAMVEEAADGLQLGV from the coding sequence CTGCCGCACCCCGCCACCGGAAGCCCGTCGCCCCCGCAGACGCCGCACCCCGGTCCCCGCCGTCCCGCGGAGCTGCCACCGGCCCACACGACCCTGATCTGTGTCGCCCTGCCGGGCCTCGCGATCTCGTCGGAGCAGGGCCAGTTGAACGGCCGAGGACTGGAGGGCTTCTTCCGTGCCGGACGGCGCATGCTCTCCCGCTGCCAGGTGAGGGTGGCCGGACGGGAACCGCTCGCCGTGCAGGCGCGGATGCTCTCCGCCGACCGAGCCCGGTTCATGGCGACACTGCGCATGTCGACCGAAGCCGGACCGGACCCGGACGTCATGGTCGAGCGCACGCGTCATGCGGACGGCACCGAGCGGATCACCCTGCACAGCACGGCCCGCCGCCGACTGCGCCTGCCCGTCGAGGTGTCGCTGGGAACGGATCTCGCTGAACTGGGCGCCGTCGCCTCCGGCAGAGTCGGCCCGGAACTGCCGGCGAGTGTGTACGACTCCGGCCTCCGCTGGTCGAGCGCGCACGGGCACTCCACGGTGACCGCGCATCCGCCGCCGGCCGACGCCCTGGCCTCCGCCGGTCTGCTGCGCTGGGAGCTGGAACTGCCGCCCGGCGGCACACGGAGCGTGGAGCTGCGAGTGCGCCCGGACGGCGCGGGCCCCATCAGGCCGGTGGGGCGCGGGGCCACGAGCCCTCTTTCCCAGGCCGGTGCGGCGGGCGACGACCCGACGGCGCAGCCCTTGCTGCACACCTGCCTGGAGGACCTCGAAGCCCTGCTGCTGCGCGACCCGAAGAATCCCTCGGACACACACCTGGCGGCGGGCGCGCCCTGGCGCTGCGGCATGGCCCCGGCCGACGCGCTGGTCGCGGCCCGGATGACCCTGCCGCTCGGGACCCGCCTCGCCGCGGGCACACTGCGTACCCTCGCCCGCACCCAACTCGTGGGCCGGGAGGCACAGTCCGGCATGATCCCGGGCCCGCGGCGGGACGCGGGCCCGCATCTGCCGCCGGGCTGCACCGGCACCGAGGCGACCCTCCTGTTCCCCGTGCTCCTCGCGGAGGCCAGGAGATGGGGACTCCCCGAGCAGGAGACGGAGGAACTGCTGCCGGCGGCCGAGCGCTGCCTGCGGTGGCTGCGGGGCGCCGTCGGAAGCGGTGTCTGTCTGCCCGACCCGCGCCCCGGGGGACCGCTGCGTTGCGAGACCCAGGCGCACGCCCACCGCGCCGCGCTGCTGGGCGCCGACCTCCTCGACGCCTACGGCCGACCGGGCGGGACCGAGCTGCGGGACTGGGCCGCAGACCTGCGGGCCCGGTTCGCGGCGGATTTCTGGGTCGAGGACCGGGGCGGCGGAAGACCCGCGGCCGCCCGCACCCCGGACGGGCGGGTCGTGCCGCACCTGGGAGCCGGTGCCGCCCACCTCCTCGACACCGGCCTGCTCGGTGCCGGGGAGCAGGCCCCGGGACTTCTCGACAAGGTGCGGACCGAACAGCTCGCGCGGCTGCTCGGAGGGCCCGCCATGGACTCGGGGTGGGGACTGCGGAGCCTGGGGGCGAAGGAAGCGGGGTACAACCCCTTCGGCCATCGCAGCGGTGCCGTGCGCGTACAGGAGACGGCGATCGCGGTCGCGGGGCTCGCGGCCGCCGGGTACGAGAAGGAGGCGAGCGCGCTTCTGCGGGGGGTGCTGGCGGCGGCGGAGAGCTTCGGCCGTCGGCTGCCCGAGATGTACGCGGGGGAGCAGCGGACGGCGGGGAGTGCCCCGCTGCCTCACCCCGCCGCCTGCAGACCGGCCGCGACGGCGGCGGCCGCGGGCGTGCTGCTGCTCACCACCCTCGTCGGCATCCGGCCCGACGCTCCCGCTGGGACGGTGACCCTGCGGCCGGTGCGCAGTGCGCCGCTGGGAGAGATCTGCATGACGGGACTGCGCGTCGCGGGCGCATCCTTCGCCGTACGTGTCAGCAGGCTGGGCCTCGCGATGGTCGAGGAGGCGGCGGACGGGCTGCAGTTGGGAGTGTGA
- a CDS encoding DUF4192 domain-containing protein: protein MTNHSEAAGTSGNSGIGGQNGCGRRSEPSSYLGHGTAKGPTDGQQVTLRTPAELADALPYLLGYRPEDSIVLVALHDRDARGRFGGRARLGIPAQTDDWPSVAQQLAHGLVTGSERRGARPESMVAFLCQDPASGESPRDVMERLRPLAQLLRRACGALDVPVVEALCISDGRFWSYCCPGNGCCSSDGESMGLPGTSVLAAAATYAGLQVRGTLKEMRARLLPWETAAALQQEAALDAAQSALVPRILHAESRADVAEETLAVAQRAIGRLAAAPAVPGTLDADLHDDELVGHEDAATLILGLQDRATRDRAAEWMEGDEAGPALRLWRALARRCVGRYGEHAAAPLTLAGWVAWSSGDELEAREALAMALAADPDYLFARLLHQACNEGLDPESIRRCLRAERRGRDLTPDRASASAGAGAGAGAGAGAGGHGEEGPSEQRPAPQSASAEPCIATGPRRRRRSHPAGNADGRTVRRSLGAAPRPGGAGAAPTRRSRSATSNAPAGRRPGSTADGASARARARRGGGGQPTEGET, encoded by the coding sequence ATGACGAATCACAGCGAAGCGGCCGGGACCTCCGGCAACAGTGGCATCGGTGGGCAGAACGGATGCGGGCGCAGGAGCGAGCCCTCGTCCTACCTGGGACACGGCACGGCCAAGGGACCCACCGACGGACAGCAGGTCACCCTCCGCACCCCGGCCGAACTCGCCGACGCCCTGCCCTACCTCCTCGGATATCGACCGGAAGACAGCATCGTCCTCGTCGCTCTGCACGACCGGGACGCACGGGGACGCTTCGGCGGACGCGCACGGCTGGGCATCCCGGCCCAGACCGACGACTGGCCGTCCGTGGCCCAGCAGCTGGCCCATGGACTGGTGACCGGAAGTGAGCGTCGAGGAGCCAGGCCGGAGAGCATGGTCGCCTTCCTCTGCCAGGACCCGGCGAGCGGTGAGTCGCCACGCGACGTCATGGAACGCCTGCGGCCCCTCGCCCAACTGCTGCGCAGGGCCTGCGGCGCCCTGGACGTCCCGGTGGTCGAGGCCCTGTGCATCTCGGACGGCCGCTTCTGGTCCTACTGCTGCCCCGGCAACGGATGCTGTTCTTCCGACGGAGAGTCGATGGGGCTGCCGGGTACCTCCGTGCTGGCCGCCGCCGCGACCTACGCGGGCCTCCAGGTGCGCGGCACGCTGAAGGAGATGCGGGCCAGGCTGCTGCCCTGGGAGACCGCTGCCGCGCTGCAGCAGGAGGCCGCCCTCGACGCCGCGCAGTCCGCGCTCGTCCCTCGCATTCTGCACGCGGAGAGCCGCGCGGACGTGGCCGAGGAGACCCTCGCCGTGGCACAGCGCGCCATCGGGCGGCTGGCCGCCGCTCCGGCCGTGCCCGGCACGCTGGACGCGGACCTGCACGACGACGAACTCGTCGGCCACGAGGACGCGGCCACGCTGATCCTCGGACTCCAGGACCGTGCCACCCGCGACCGCGCCGCCGAATGGATGGAAGGCGACGAAGCCGGCCCTGCTCTCCGGCTCTGGCGGGCCCTCGCCCGCCGCTGCGTCGGTCGCTACGGCGAGCACGCCGCTGCCCCGCTCACGCTCGCGGGCTGGGTCGCATGGTCCTCGGGGGACGAACTGGAGGCACGCGAGGCCTTGGCCATGGCCCTCGCCGCAGACCCCGACTACCTCTTCGCCCGTCTCCTGCACCAGGCCTGCAACGAAGGCCTCGATCCCGAATCCATTCGCCGCTGCCTGCGTGCCGAACGCAGGGGACGCGACCTGACACCGGACCGTGCCAGTGCCAGTGCCGGTGCCGGTGCTGGTGCTGGTGCTGGTGCTGGTGCTGGTGGCCACGGCGAGGAGGGCCCTTCCGAGCAGCGTCCGGCCCCGCAGTCGGCCTCGGCCGAACCCTGCATCGCGACCGGCCCCCGACGCCGACGCAGGTCGCACCCGGCAGGGAACGCAGACGGCCGCACCGTTCGGCGATCACTCGGCGCCGCTCCACGCCCCGGAGGGGCCGGCGCCGCTCCAACCCGTCGGTCGCGCTCCGCCACCAGCAACGCACCCGCAGGCCGTCGACCGGGCAGCACGGCCGACGGAGCGAGCGCTCGGGCGCGGGCCCGCCGCGGTGGTGGTGGGCAGCCCACGGAGGGGGAAACGTGA
- a CDS encoding RecQ family ATP-dependent DNA helicase: MSDEDLPSTDRQDLRTAADTVLARLVGTPAGSARLREDQWHAIAALVAEQRRALVVQRTGWGKSAVYFVATALLRQRGAGPTVIVSPLLALMRNQVEAAARAGIHARTINSSNTEEWDTIRQEVTAGAVDVLLVSPERLNNPDFRDQVLPELAAATGLLVVDEAHCISDWGHDFRPDYRRLRTMLADLPPGVPVLATTATANARVTADVAEQLGTGGGTDALVLRGPLDRESLSLGVLELPDAAHRMAWLADHLDELPGSGIIYTLTVAAAEEVTAFLRQCGHTVTSYTGKTENADRQQAEEDLLANRVKALVATSALGMGFDKPDLGFVVHLGSPSSPIAYYQQVGRAGRGVEHAEVLLLPGKEDQAIWEYFASVTFPPEEQVRRTLDVLAHAERPLSLPALEPLVELRRSRLETMLKVLDVDGAVRRVQGGWVATGVPWTYDTERYAWVAKQRAAEQQAMRDYVTTTGCRMEFLRRQLDDEEAAPCGRCDTCAKPRFAETVSSAALDAARGELGRAGVEVEPRKMWPTGLPAVGVNLKGRIPAGEQAAPGRALGRLSDIGWGNRLRPMLAPQAPDGPVPDDVAKAVVAVLADWAKGPGGWASGQADAPPRPVGVVTMASRTRPQLIGSLGARIAEIGRMPLLGSVAYTGAVSQVTRSNSAQRLKALDGALTVPPELAAALAEADGPVLLVDDATETGWTLAVATRVLRRAGAQGVLPLVLAVRG; the protein is encoded by the coding sequence ATGAGCGACGAAGACCTGCCCTCAACGGACCGCCAAGATCTGCGCACGGCCGCCGACACCGTGCTCGCCCGCCTCGTCGGCACCCCCGCGGGCTCCGCGCGGCTGCGCGAGGACCAGTGGCATGCCATCGCGGCGCTCGTCGCCGAGCAGCGCAGAGCCCTGGTGGTGCAGCGCACGGGCTGGGGCAAGTCCGCGGTCTACTTCGTCGCGACCGCGCTCCTGCGCCAGCGGGGCGCGGGCCCCACCGTCATCGTCTCCCCGCTCCTCGCCCTCATGCGCAACCAGGTGGAGGCGGCCGCCCGCGCCGGCATCCACGCCCGGACCATCAACTCGTCGAACACGGAGGAGTGGGACACCATCCGCCAGGAGGTCACGGCGGGCGCGGTGGACGTGCTCCTGGTCAGCCCGGAGCGGCTCAACAACCCGGACTTCCGTGACCAGGTCCTGCCCGAGCTGGCCGCCGCGACCGGGTTGCTCGTGGTCGACGAGGCGCACTGCATCTCGGACTGGGGTCATGACTTCCGCCCCGACTACCGCCGACTGCGCACCATGCTGGCCGATCTGCCGCCAGGTGTCCCCGTGCTGGCCACGACCGCGACGGCCAACGCGCGCGTGACGGCCGACGTGGCGGAGCAACTGGGCACGGGCGGCGGCACGGACGCCCTGGTCCTGCGTGGGCCGCTGGACCGCGAGAGCCTGAGCCTCGGCGTGCTCGAACTACCGGACGCCGCCCACCGGATGGCCTGGCTCGCCGACCACCTGGACGAGTTGCCGGGCTCCGGGATCATCTACACGCTCACCGTGGCCGCCGCCGAGGAGGTCACCGCATTCCTCCGCCAGTGTGGGCACACCGTGACGTCGTACACCGGCAAGACGGAGAACGCCGACCGGCAGCAGGCCGAGGAGGACCTGCTCGCCAACCGGGTCAAGGCGCTGGTCGCCACCTCCGCACTGGGGATGGGCTTCGACAAGCCCGACCTCGGCTTCGTGGTGCACCTCGGTTCACCGTCCTCCCCCATCGCCTACTACCAGCAGGTGGGCCGCGCGGGCCGGGGCGTCGAGCACGCCGAGGTGCTGCTGCTTCCCGGCAAGGAGGACCAGGCGATCTGGGAGTACTTCGCCTCGGTCACCTTCCCTCCGGAGGAGCAGGTGCGGCGGACCCTGGACGTCCTGGCACACGCGGAGCGACCTCTCTCCCTGCCCGCTCTCGAGCCTCTGGTGGAACTGCGCCGCTCCCGGTTGGAGACGATGCTGAAGGTCCTCGACGTGGACGGCGCGGTCCGCCGCGTCCAGGGCGGCTGGGTCGCAACCGGCGTCCCCTGGACCTACGACACCGAGCGCTACGCGTGGGTCGCCAAGCAGCGCGCGGCCGAGCAGCAGGCGATGCGTGACTACGTGACGACGACGGGCTGCCGGATGGAGTTCCTGCGGCGGCAGTTGGACGACGAGGAGGCCGCGCCGTGCGGGCGCTGCGACACCTGCGCGAAGCCCCGGTTCGCGGAGACCGTCTCCTCGGCCGCGCTGGACGCGGCGCGCGGCGAGTTGGGGCGGGCCGGGGTCGAGGTGGAGCCCCGCAAGATGTGGCCGACCGGGCTGCCGGCGGTCGGCGTCAATCTGAAGGGACGCATCCCGGCCGGTGAACAGGCCGCTCCAGGACGAGCGTTGGGGCGACTGTCTGACATCGGCTGGGGCAACCGACTGCGGCCGATGCTCGCCCCCCAGGCCCCGGACGGGCCGGTGCCGGACGATGTGGCGAAGGCGGTGGTGGCCGTACTGGCCGACTGGGCGAAGGGCCCCGGCGGCTGGGCCTCCGGCCAGGCCGACGCACCGCCCCGTCCGGTGGGTGTCGTCACCATGGCGTCCCGTACACGGCCGCAGTTGATCGGTTCCCTCGGCGCGCGGATCGCCGAGATCGGCCGAATGCCCCTGCTGGGCTCGGTGGCGTACACCGGCGCGGTCTCCCAGGTCACCCGGAGCAACAGCGCACAACGCCTCAAGGCGCTCGACGGGGCACTGACCGTGCCCCCTGAACTGGCCGCCGCTCTCGCGGAGGCGGACGGGCCCGTGCTGCTGGTCGACGACGCCACGGAGACCGGCTGGACGCTCGCGGTCGCCACGCGCGTGCTCCGGCGCGCGGGCGCGCAGGGGGTGCTCCCGCTCGTTCTCGCCGTCCGGGGGTGA